The following proteins are co-located in the Methylomonas sp. 11b genome:
- a CDS encoding GNAT family N-acetyltransferase: MTIINLSQEPHQIPTLAQWHQAEWSNLNPGQTLEHRIERMQAYLNDKLVPSTFIYKHEGQLAGSAAIIESDMDTRPELTPWLASVYVAPEYRRQGLGAKLVQHVMLQAQAAGFAKLYLFTPDQANFYAKLGWTAIAEEYYRGHRVTLMSVTLNLSED, encoded by the coding sequence ATGACCATCATCAACCTTTCCCAAGAACCCCACCAAATCCCCACCTTAGCCCAATGGCACCAAGCCGAATGGTCAAACCTGAATCCCGGCCAAACCCTGGAACACCGCATCGAAAGAATGCAAGCTTATTTAAACGACAAATTAGTTCCGAGCACCTTCATTTACAAACATGAAGGCCAACTGGCCGGCTCCGCAGCCATCATTGAAAGCGACATGGATACACGCCCGGAACTGACGCCATGGTTAGCCAGCGTTTACGTGGCGCCCGAATACCGCCGGCAGGGTTTAGGTGCGAAGCTGGTACAACATGTCATGCTGCAAGCTCAGGCTGCCGGTTTTGCCAAACTCTATCTGTTTACACCGGATCAGGCGAATTTCTACGCAAAACTTGGCTGGACTGCAATTGCCGAAGAATATTATCGTGGTCACCGCGTCACGCTGATGAGCGTGACGCTAAATCTTTCGGAAGACTAG
- a CDS encoding ExbD/TolR family protein, whose product MQFRRKRRTQVDIGLIPMIDVLLVLLFFFMVATTFRHHSELKINLPEAQGSDATEQGKTINLYVDVKGTYALAGDDNQFHELVNQNLEGLKAALAKTAGESRLLPFIISADGKAPHQAVVSALDVANQLGFHHITFAINRPEKP is encoded by the coding sequence ATGCAATTCCGCCGCAAACGCCGCACGCAGGTCGACATCGGCTTAATTCCGATGATAGACGTGTTGTTGGTTTTACTGTTTTTCTTCATGGTGGCCACCACCTTTCGCCATCATTCCGAACTGAAGATCAACTTGCCGGAAGCCCAAGGCAGCGATGCCACGGAACAGGGTAAAACCATCAATCTATACGTCGATGTAAAAGGCACCTATGCCTTGGCCGGCGACGACAATCAGTTTCATGAGCTGGTTAATCAAAACCTGGAAGGCTTGAAAGCGGCCTTGGCGAAAACCGCCGGCGAGTCCAGGCTGTTACCGTTCATCATCAGCGCCGACGGCAAAGCCCCGCATCAAGCTGTAGTCAGCGCCTTGGATGTGGCGAATCAATTGGGCTTTCACCACATTACTTTTGCCATCAACAGACCGGAAAAACCGTGA
- the aroC gene encoding chorismate synthase codes for MSGNSIGKLFTVSTSGESHGPALLAIVDGCPPGLELSEADLQIDLDRRKPGTSRHTTQRREADEVKILSGVFEGKTTGCPIGLMIENTDQRSKDYSKIAESFRPGHADYTYQHKYGFRDYRGGGRSSARETAMRVAAGAIAKKYLFQAHGVLVRGYLSQLGPIKIDAFDWNEIPNNPFFCPDAGKVEEMEKYMDALRKEGESIGAKIEVIASNVPPGLGEPIFDRLDAELAYALMSINAVKGVEIGDGFECIDTKGTKFRDEITPEGFLSNHAGGILGGISSGQDIVARIALKPTSSLRLPGRSINSKGEVIEVVTEGRHDPCVGIRATPIAEAMVAIVLMDHLLRHRAQNLHVNSGLPILR; via the coding sequence ATGTCCGGAAACAGCATAGGAAAATTATTTACCGTAAGCACCTCTGGCGAAAGCCACGGCCCGGCCTTATTGGCTATCGTCGATGGTTGCCCTCCCGGACTGGAGTTGTCCGAAGCCGATTTGCAAATCGATCTGGACCGGCGCAAACCCGGAACTTCCCGGCATACCACGCAACGCCGGGAAGCCGATGAAGTGAAAATTCTGTCCGGCGTGTTCGAAGGCAAAACCACTGGTTGTCCAATTGGACTGATGATCGAAAACACCGATCAACGCTCCAAGGACTATTCGAAAATTGCCGAGAGCTTCCGGCCTGGTCATGCCGATTACACCTACCAGCACAAATACGGCTTTAGAGATTATCGCGGCGGCGGTCGCTCGTCTGCTCGGGAAACCGCGATGCGGGTCGCAGCAGGCGCCATTGCCAAGAAATATCTATTCCAAGCACATGGCGTCCTGGTGCGCGGCTACTTGTCGCAACTGGGTCCGATCAAAATCGACGCATTCGACTGGAACGAAATTCCCAATAATCCTTTCTTCTGCCCGGATGCCGGTAAAGTTGAAGAAATGGAAAAATACATGGACGCCTTGCGTAAGGAAGGCGAATCCATCGGCGCGAAGATCGAAGTAATTGCCAGCAACGTCCCGCCCGGACTCGGCGAACCGATTTTTGATCGGCTGGATGCCGAACTGGCTTATGCTTTGATGAGCATCAACGCGGTAAAAGGTGTGGAGATTGGCGACGGTTTTGAGTGTATCGATACCAAAGGCACGAAATTTCGTGACGAAATCACCCCGGAAGGCTTTTTAAGCAACCATGCCGGCGGCATTTTAGGTGGGATTTCCAGTGGCCAGGACATCGTGGCCCGGATTGCCTTGAAGCCCACCTCCAGCCTACGTTTGCCGGGCCGTAGCATCAACAGCAAAGGTGAAGTGATTGAAGTGGTCACCGAAGGCCGCCACGATCCTTGCGTCGGCATCCGCGCCACGCCGATTGCCGAAGCGATGGTGGCTATCGTATTGATGGATCATCTGTTACGGCATCGCGCGCAAAACCTGCATGTAAATTCAGGATTGCCGATTCTGCGCTGA
- the lpxK gene encoding tetraacyldisaccharide 4'-kinase, producing MYISAWLMPWSMLYVDAIRLRRFLYRMGILKKTRLPVPVIIVGNITVGGTGKTPLVIWMVEFLKQNGYKPGVISRGYAGAGSTSPQAVTAESDPAQVGDEAVLLAKRCACPIVVGAERVAAGRQLLSTNACDVLISDDGLQHYALERDIEIVVIDGQRRFGNGYCLPVGPLREPQERVKHVDLVVVNGPDELLEGELPMHCKGQQLINLQTGEVKALSDFKGMACHALAAIGNPARFFAQLAAAGLNCQTHALPDHHPFTAEDLQFKEPRPVLMTEKDAVKCARFATDQYWYLPIDAELPEAFSQQLLKLLKDKAHG from the coding sequence ATGTATATCTCTGCTTGGCTGATGCCCTGGTCCATGCTCTACGTCGACGCAATCCGCTTGCGGCGCTTTTTGTACCGTATGGGCATATTAAAAAAAACCAGGCTGCCGGTGCCGGTAATCATTGTCGGCAACATCACCGTGGGCGGTACCGGCAAGACGCCGCTGGTGATCTGGATGGTCGAATTCCTGAAACAAAACGGCTACAAACCCGGCGTGATTAGTCGCGGTTATGCCGGCGCCGGCAGCACCAGTCCGCAAGCCGTAACCGCCGAGAGCGACCCGGCGCAAGTGGGTGACGAAGCGGTGTTGTTAGCCAAACGTTGCGCTTGCCCGATTGTGGTGGGAGCGGAGCGAGTAGCGGCGGGCAGGCAATTACTGTCAACCAACGCCTGCGACGTGCTGATTTCCGATGACGGTTTGCAGCATTACGCGCTGGAACGCGACATCGAGATCGTGGTGATAGACGGTCAGCGTCGCTTCGGTAACGGTTACTGCCTACCGGTCGGGCCATTGCGCGAGCCGCAGGAGCGGGTCAAACACGTCGATTTGGTAGTCGTCAACGGCCCGGACGAGTTGCTGGAAGGCGAATTGCCGATGCACTGCAAAGGCCAGCAATTAATTAATTTGCAAACCGGCGAAGTTAAAGCGCTCAGTGACTTCAAAGGCATGGCCTGTCATGCACTGGCGGCGATCGGCAATCCCGCACGCTTTTTTGCGCAACTGGCCGCCGCCGGTCTGAATTGTCAAACTCATGCCTTGCCGGACCATCACCCGTTTACTGCCGAAGACTTGCAATTTAAAGAACCGCGCCCGGTACTTATGACCGAAAAGGACGCGGTGAAATGCGCCCGCTTTGCTACCGACCAGTACTGGTATTTGCCTATCGATGCCGAACTGCCCGAGGCATTTTCCCAACAACTTTTAAAACTACTCAAAGACAAAGCTCATGGATAA
- the kdsB gene encoding 3-deoxy-manno-octulosonate cytidylyltransferase, whose product MSAGFKVVIPARYGSTRLPGKPLLDIAGKPMIVHVCERALEADAEQVVVATDDQRIFDAVGGLGLQAVMTDPNHQSGTERIAEVARIMGWADEQIVVNLQGDEPLIPPAYIRDAALALAGQDQAGIATLAAKILDVEEIFNPNAVKVVLDKNGYALYFSRAAIPWNRSTFPDKHDIASSGLPHLRHIGMYAYTVGFLQRYCGWAASPLESVESLEQLRILWHGERVLVKIVDKTPEAGVDTEEDLVRVTWRLQSSAQK is encoded by the coding sequence ATGAGCGCCGGCTTTAAAGTCGTCATTCCGGCTCGCTACGGTTCTACCCGCTTGCCGGGTAAACCCTTGCTGGACATTGCCGGCAAGCCGATGATCGTCCATGTTTGCGAACGCGCATTGGAAGCCGATGCCGAGCAAGTCGTGGTGGCGACCGACGATCAACGTATCTTCGACGCGGTCGGCGGCTTAGGCTTGCAAGCAGTGATGACCGATCCCAACCACCAGTCCGGCACCGAGCGTATTGCTGAAGTGGCGCGGATTATGGGCTGGGCCGACGAGCAAATCGTGGTTAATTTGCAAGGCGACGAACCATTGATTCCTCCAGCCTACATTCGTGACGCGGCTTTGGCGTTAGCCGGCCAAGACCAGGCTGGGATTGCTACCTTGGCCGCGAAGATTTTGGATGTGGAGGAAATCTTCAATCCGAATGCGGTTAAGGTGGTTTTGGATAAAAACGGTTATGCCTTGTATTTCAGCCGGGCGGCGATTCCATGGAACCGTTCCACTTTTCCTGATAAGCACGATATCGCGTCGTCTGGTTTGCCGCATCTCAGGCATATTGGTATGTATGCTTATACGGTTGGGTTTTTGCAGCGGTATTGCGGGTGGGCTGCGTCGCCGTTAGAAAGTGTCGAGTCGTTGGAGCAGCTTCGGATTCTTTGGCATGGAGAGAGGGTTTTGGTAAAGATTGTGGATAAGACGCCGGAGGCTGGGGTGGATACGGAGGAGGATTTGGTGAGGGTTACTTGGCGTTTGCAATCAAGTGCTCAGAAGTGA
- a CDS encoding Trm112 family protein: MDKKLLEILACPLCKSSLIYDKDKQELICKADNLAFPIRDDIPVMLEDEARELSFEESDALRK; encoded by the coding sequence ATGGATAAAAAACTGCTCGAGATTCTGGCCTGCCCGCTGTGCAAAAGCTCCCTGATTTACGACAAAGACAAACAGGAACTGATTTGCAAAGCCGACAATTTAGCCTTCCCGATCCGCGACGATATTCCGGTGATGCTGGAAGACGAAGCCCGCGAACTGAGTTTTGAAGAATCGGACGCTTTGCGTAAATGA
- a CDS encoding DUF1631 family protein, with product MSASIKKSKRRRYIRYAIDLNALLIIDQTDTLECRILDFCSGGFYLVFDKTHPQIVLHKNIKIRFSIQLEFELKTFEVDAQITHIGSTGVGLVTEQMPATTFNALRKIASVGSLASTHDNLDTSPDNLNQENYKNTFKQFLIESLPSLVDRFFDSLGDCMEAANTHSEFFSSSSAFDDLITTLKLNREIISSEFCCSVIYQVDYISSDSEKNSDALYHDSLSLIEKDDFEDWLNMSAAIRKLKNYFDDELSLLVRELCRVFGVFDNTVNNPIGPAVLCDSFREIFLQLELGSNIKKAIYNCFEKTLIIELPNFYKQAAATLSKFESARLKMPVHSKQSGPAFDAKNSEKHQVYFNDYLDAEPIAVHKAIQPLSQVTGKLLNLLSETMGVSTDTKQEESSQLISNAQQVFDPAEVLSAIAKIQRDITAKSGLHLDTTTLQKSLTDKLQADNPEAKSLAANDVQRLELYGRFFDALFGELEFSKDIKDYLESIHLPLLSLPMQGNDFLDSESHPARKILNQLAVLEPAIKSNRVIKNTNIKNTVEKAIARISAESISNPNVFTEVEHELESVAKQLTKSNETNVKRIIEPYEGQQKLEAARLTIQQEVDKRIAGRSVPSIIPTLLGAGWQDLLVIAELNKEANPEEKASYLKVIDDLLFWLYEQDSFLNMQSVSIHTTLKFIEDNLGTVCPNLFKRDNVIEELFALLVGSGVPKVRKPMDTIRIPASKSTKDVIESEWAVQVAQLQVGEWLIIYRGSEGFEPMKLVWIGDVLPICVFVNRDGLTKLELSKSELALLLENGGANRIESLDVPLMDRATNQMLQNMHSKLIYNATHDAETDLLTKDEFIKQLKVELVKLDSTGHILCHIEVLDFRVITNVCGVNGGKQFLKTLTHLIGDQLRDCDLFARIGDKSFAVLLKDCTAQTAYDLSKKLLKVISESRFQWQDKSYTIGVSIGLVPFEQNNFDVNELLQNADTASMSAERSGPNNVLLFTNDDENLKRQNKIYEWIGNIDKVFSENRLFLRCQMIAAVDETSASHQHYEILLGIKDENDNIIPPDHFIPAVERCKRMPEIDQWVITNVLLWIENNRNYFDHIDGFAINLSGQSINSEEFLGFLKGILDSTSVPTNKLTFEVTETVAAESFYLTNSFIKAIKQFNCKFSLDDFGSGYSSYSYLKNLNIDYLKIDGAFVKDILNSKADIAIVKSMNEIAHSLGLATIAEYVENAEIREVLKTIGVDFAQGYGVHKPMPLNELVIEPPPSAPLFSFEDTEFWGF from the coding sequence ATGTCTGCTAGTATTAAAAAAAGCAAAAGACGTCGCTATATCAGGTATGCGATTGATCTAAACGCTTTATTGATAATCGACCAAACCGATACACTGGAATGCCGTATTCTGGATTTTTGTAGCGGTGGATTTTATCTGGTTTTTGATAAAACTCATCCGCAGATTGTTTTGCATAAAAATATAAAAATCCGCTTTTCTATTCAATTAGAGTTTGAACTAAAAACTTTTGAAGTAGATGCACAAATAACGCATATCGGCTCGACGGGAGTAGGCCTTGTCACTGAACAGATGCCCGCCACCACGTTTAATGCTTTAAGAAAAATAGCAAGTGTTGGATCGCTGGCCTCAACGCATGACAATTTAGACACTTCACCAGATAATTTAAATCAAGAAAATTATAAAAACACATTTAAACAATTTCTAATAGAAAGTTTGCCTTCATTAGTCGATAGATTTTTTGACTCGCTCGGCGATTGTATGGAAGCTGCGAATACGCATTCTGAGTTTTTTTCAAGTTCGTCGGCTTTTGATGATTTAATTACTACGCTAAAGCTGAATAGAGAGATTATTAGTAGCGAGTTTTGTTGTTCTGTTATATATCAGGTTGATTATATTTCAAGTGACAGTGAAAAAAACTCAGATGCTTTATATCATGATTCGCTTTCATTAATAGAAAAAGACGACTTTGAAGACTGGTTGAATATGTCGGCCGCTATCAGAAAGCTTAAAAACTATTTTGACGACGAGCTTAGTCTTTTAGTTAGAGAATTATGCAGAGTGTTTGGTGTATTTGACAATACGGTCAATAATCCGATTGGTCCGGCGGTTTTATGTGACAGCTTTAGGGAAATATTCTTACAGCTAGAGCTGGGGAGTAATATAAAAAAGGCGATTTATAATTGCTTCGAAAAAACCTTAATTATCGAATTACCTAATTTTTACAAGCAAGCGGCTGCGACTTTATCTAAATTTGAATCGGCACGATTGAAAATGCCGGTTCATAGCAAGCAGAGCGGCCCTGCTTTTGATGCTAAAAATAGCGAAAAGCATCAAGTTTATTTCAATGATTATTTGGATGCAGAACCGATAGCCGTTCACAAAGCCATTCAACCTTTAAGCCAGGTTACAGGCAAATTACTTAACCTGTTAAGTGAAACAATGGGTGTATCCACCGACACTAAGCAGGAGGAAAGCAGTCAGCTGATCAGCAACGCCCAACAGGTATTTGACCCTGCGGAAGTATTATCTGCGATTGCTAAAATTCAAAGGGATATTACCGCTAAATCGGGCCTTCATTTAGATACCACAACACTACAAAAAAGCCTTACCGATAAATTACAAGCTGATAATCCGGAGGCAAAATCGTTGGCCGCAAACGATGTTCAGCGTCTTGAGCTGTATGGCAGGTTTTTTGATGCCTTGTTTGGTGAGCTTGAGTTTTCTAAAGACATTAAAGATTACTTGGAAAGCATTCATTTGCCTTTATTGTCATTACCTATGCAAGGTAATGATTTTCTGGATTCCGAATCGCATCCCGCCCGCAAGATACTTAACCAGCTAGCCGTTCTGGAGCCGGCGATTAAAAGTAATCGGGTAATCAAAAATACTAATATAAAAAATACCGTAGAAAAGGCCATCGCACGGATTTCCGCTGAGTCCATTAGCAATCCTAACGTCTTCACGGAAGTGGAACATGAATTGGAAAGCGTCGCTAAGCAGTTGACCAAATCCAATGAAACCAATGTCAAACGTATTATAGAGCCCTACGAAGGCCAACAAAAATTGGAGGCGGCCAGGCTGACTATTCAGCAGGAAGTCGATAAGCGCATAGCCGGCCGCTCCGTGCCATCGATTATTCCCACGCTGCTTGGGGCGGGATGGCAAGACCTGTTAGTGATTGCCGAGTTAAATAAGGAAGCTAATCCCGAAGAAAAAGCCTCCTATCTGAAAGTTATTGACGATTTACTATTTTGGCTTTACGAACAGGATTCGTTTCTAAATATGCAATCGGTCAGCATTCATACCACACTCAAATTTATCGAAGATAATTTAGGCACGGTTTGTCCTAACTTATTCAAACGCGATAATGTTATTGAGGAGTTATTTGCTTTGCTGGTAGGCAGCGGGGTGCCAAAAGTTAGGAAACCGATGGACACCATCAGAATTCCGGCCTCGAAATCCACGAAGGATGTTATTGAATCTGAATGGGCGGTACAGGTTGCACAACTACAGGTAGGAGAATGGCTGATAATTTATAGAGGTTCGGAAGGTTTTGAGCCGATGAAACTGGTCTGGATAGGGGATGTTTTACCGATTTGCGTTTTTGTTAACCGAGATGGACTAACTAAGTTAGAACTGAGTAAGAGCGAATTAGCATTACTTTTAGAAAACGGCGGGGCTAATAGAATCGAAAGTCTGGACGTGCCCTTAATGGATCGCGCGACCAATCAAATGTTGCAAAACATGCATAGCAAGCTGATTTATAACGCAACGCACGATGCGGAAACCGACCTGCTCACCAAAGACGAGTTTATTAAACAGCTAAAAGTAGAGCTAGTTAAACTCGATAGCACCGGGCATATACTGTGTCATATAGAGGTGTTGGATTTTCGAGTCATTACCAATGTTTGCGGTGTAAATGGCGGTAAACAATTCTTAAAAACTCTCACGCATTTAATTGGCGATCAGTTGCGCGATTGCGATTTATTCGCGCGAATCGGCGATAAATCGTTTGCGGTGCTGTTAAAAGATTGCACTGCGCAAACCGCTTATGATTTAAGCAAAAAACTGTTAAAAGTCATCAGCGAATCGCGATTTCAATGGCAAGATAAAAGCTATACCATCGGTGTAAGTATTGGTTTGGTGCCGTTCGAACAGAATAATTTCGATGTTAACGAGTTGTTGCAAAATGCCGATACTGCCAGTATGTCGGCGGAGCGTTCCGGTCCGAATAATGTATTACTTTTTACGAACGATGACGAGAATTTAAAACGTCAAAATAAAATATACGAATGGATAGGCAATATTGACAAGGTGTTTTCCGAGAATAGATTGTTTTTACGTTGCCAAATGATTGCCGCTGTCGATGAAACCAGTGCTAGCCATCAACATTACGAAATTCTGCTGGGTATTAAAGACGAAAACGATAATATTATTCCGCCCGATCATTTTATACCCGCCGTGGAACGCTGTAAGCGTATGCCGGAAATTGATCAATGGGTAATTACCAATGTGTTGTTGTGGATTGAGAATAATAGAAATTATTTTGATCATATCGATGGATTCGCTATCAATCTATCCGGCCAATCCATTAATAGCGAAGAGTTTTTAGGGTTTCTTAAAGGGATATTAGACTCGACTAGCGTGCCGACAAACAAACTTACTTTCGAAGTCACGGAGACAGTTGCAGCGGAAAGTTTTTACTTAACAAATAGTTTCATCAAAGCAATCAAGCAGTTTAATTGTAAGTTTTCATTGGATGATTTCGGGTCAGGTTACTCTTCCTACTCGTATCTGAAAAATTTAAATATCGATTACCTGAAAATAGATGGGGCTTTTGTTAAAGATATTTTAAATAGTAAAGCCGATATTGCGATAGTGAAATCCATGAACGAAATCGCCCATTCTCTGGGCTTGGCAACCATCGCTGAATACGTTGAAAACGCTGAAATTAGAGAGGTTTTAAAAACCATAGGTGTCGATTTTGCACAAGGCTACGGCGTGCATAAGCCGATGCCGCTTAACGAGTTGGTCATAGAACCACCACCGAGTGCACCGCTTTTTTCATTTGAAGACACCGAGTTTTGGGGATTTTGA
- a CDS encoding MotA/TolQ/ExbB proton channel family protein: MFEVIKNGGWMMAPIILCSIVAMAIIGERFWSLQRKRIIPVDLVPYIWQLHRDKKLDEPTIRRIKLSSPLGRILAAGLLNRKHGREIMKSSIEEVGRQVTHELERYLNALGSIASITPLLGLLGTVDGIIRVFSDIAIGGMGDPAVLSGGISEALICTATGLTVAIPSLFFHRYFERLVDDHVVRMEEESLRLIDIMQGAREDI, encoded by the coding sequence GTGTTTGAAGTAATCAAAAACGGCGGCTGGATGATGGCGCCGATCATCTTATGTTCCATCGTGGCGATGGCGATTATCGGTGAACGCTTTTGGTCCTTGCAGCGTAAACGCATCATTCCCGTCGATTTGGTGCCGTACATTTGGCAATTGCATCGGGATAAAAAGCTGGACGAACCGACCATTCGGCGCATCAAACTCAGTTCGCCATTAGGCCGAATTCTGGCCGCCGGCTTATTGAATCGCAAGCATGGCCGGGAAATCATGAAATCCAGTATCGAAGAAGTCGGCCGGCAGGTGACACACGAGCTGGAGCGTTATTTAAATGCACTGGGCAGCATCGCTTCAATCACGCCTTTGTTAGGATTATTGGGCACAGTGGACGGCATTATCCGGGTGTTTTCCGACATTGCGATAGGCGGGATGGGCGATCCGGCTGTGTTGAGCGGCGGTATCTCCGAAGCTTTGATTTGTACCGCTACCGGTTTAACAGTAGCTATCCCCAGTCTGTTTTTTCACCGTTATTTCGAACGGCTGGTTGACGATCACGTAGTGCGGATGGAAGAAGAATCGCTGCGCCTGATCGACATCATGCAAGGCGCCCGCGAGGATATTTAA
- a CDS encoding MFS transporter yields the protein MSVPYWRLSGFYFCYFATLGAFLPFWSLYLKQVGFAATEIGELTAFLVATKIIAPNYWGWLADKTGRNLRLIRITSLLSVLCFAGFLYRSDYLWFAAVTVIFSFFWNATLPQFEAATLFHLQAEPQRYSQIRLWGSIGFIAAVLGIGRFLDQFSIAYLPWIIGSLMLLNWLMALITPEAKPRLTHTETGGIRQILMKPELLAFLLVYMLLQVAHGPYYVFYSVYLKQHGYSATETGLLWASGVAAEVLLFMAMRQLLKWLSPRTLLLASVLLSVLRWLLIADGVDSLALTICAQILHAATFGVAHVVAMQLLYHYFGERHQSKGQALYSSISFGLGGMIGSLYSGYFWDMLGGRLVYIIAALVCCVALLITYIGVARQSRPGLG from the coding sequence ATGAGCGTACCTTACTGGCGCTTATCCGGCTTTTACTTTTGCTATTTCGCCACGCTGGGTGCGTTCCTGCCGTTTTGGAGTTTATACCTAAAGCAAGTCGGCTTCGCCGCTACCGAAATCGGCGAACTGACTGCGTTTTTGGTGGCTACCAAGATCATCGCACCGAACTACTGGGGTTGGTTGGCCGACAAAACCGGCCGTAATTTACGCCTGATTCGCATCACCTCTTTGCTGTCCGTACTGTGTTTTGCCGGATTTTTATACCGTAGCGATTACCTATGGTTTGCGGCGGTGACAGTGATTTTCAGTTTTTTCTGGAACGCCACCTTGCCGCAGTTCGAAGCCGCGACCTTGTTTCATCTACAAGCCGAACCGCAGCGTTATAGCCAAATCCGGCTGTGGGGGTCTATCGGCTTTATTGCCGCGGTATTGGGCATCGGTCGGTTTCTGGATCAGTTTAGCATTGCCTATTTGCCGTGGATTATCGGTAGCTTGATGCTGTTGAATTGGTTGATGGCGCTGATTACGCCGGAAGCGAAGCCGCGTCTAACCCATACCGAAACGGGCGGGATTCGGCAGATTTTAATGAAACCGGAGCTGCTGGCATTTTTGCTGGTTTATATGTTGTTGCAAGTCGCTCACGGTCCCTATTACGTATTTTATTCGGTTTACCTAAAACAACATGGCTATTCGGCCACCGAAACCGGTCTGTTGTGGGCCAGCGGCGTAGCGGCAGAGGTATTGCTGTTCATGGCAATGCGGCAATTGTTGAAATGGCTCTCGCCGCGCACATTGTTGCTTGCTTCGGTATTGCTGAGCGTACTGCGTTGGCTGTTAATCGCTGACGGGGTGGATTCGCTGGCATTGACCATCTGTGCGCAAATTCTGCATGCGGCTACCTTTGGTGTGGCGCATGTGGTGGCGATGCAATTGCTGTATCACTATTTCGGCGAGCGCCATCAAAGCAAAGGCCAGGCACTGTACAGCAGTATCAGTTTTGGCTTGGGTGGGATGATAGGCAGTCTGTACAGTGGCTATTTCTGGGATATGCTGGGAGGGCGACTGGTTTATATCATCGCCGCCTTGGTGTGCTGTGTGGCTTTGCTGATTACCTATATCGGCGTGGCTCGGCAATCTCGCCCCGGATTGGGTTAA
- a CDS encoding EVE domain-containing protein — MNYWLMKSEPDTFGIDDLFNRPEQTEHWDGVRNYQARNMMRDDMKIGDQVFFYHSNCDEPGIVGIMQVVRESYPDFTAFDPDDKHFDPKSNPDKPTWYMVDVKFVRKLSRNISLRELKLKTELADLALLRRGNRLSIMPVNAEQWDFILGLENA; from the coding sequence ATGAATTACTGGCTGATGAAATCAGAACCCGACACCTTCGGCATTGACGACTTGTTTAACCGACCCGAACAAACCGAGCATTGGGATGGTGTCCGCAACTACCAAGCCCGAAACATGATGCGCGACGACATGAAAATCGGCGATCAGGTGTTTTTTTACCATTCCAACTGCGACGAACCAGGCATCGTCGGCATCATGCAAGTTGTGCGCGAATCTTATCCGGACTTTACCGCGTTTGACCCGGACGACAAACATTTTGATCCGAAAAGTAATCCGGACAAACCTACCTGGTATATGGTCGATGTAAAGTTTGTCAGAAAGCTATCACGTAATATCAGTCTGCGCGAATTGAAACTGAAAACCGAACTGGCCGATCTGGCTTTGCTACGCCGCGGGAACCGGCTGTCTATCATGCCGGTGAATGCCGAGCAATGGGACTTTATTCTCGGTTTGGAGAACGCCTAG